A region from the Arachis ipaensis cultivar K30076 chromosome B01, Araip1.1, whole genome shotgun sequence genome encodes:
- the LOC107618142 gene encoding probable transcription factor KAN4, which produces MLEGFEIHQENNEGSGGKSSNDNEGEENSFDLNEGAAMSDDEELEEENNNEAKEDEEDNNEEEGNSTNPSSSSTASREGKRGSGVNQYVRSMMPRLRWTPNLHLSFSHAVQRLGGQERATPKLVLQLMNVRGLSIAHVKSHLQELIDFLKETGLQSSAAATRNASTKLLGVLHRFVGLDIKGFLTDVKPALLKALDTEYEKNP; this is translated from the exons atgttAGAGGGATTTGAGATTCATCAAGAGAATAATGAAGGAAGTGGCGGTAAGAGTAGTAATGATAATGAGGGTGAGGAAAATTCATTTGACTTGAATGAAGGAGCGGCTATGAGTGATGATGAGGAATTGGAAGAAGAGAATAATAATGAAGCAAAGGAGGATGAGGAGGATAACAATGAAGAAGAAGGGAATTCAACAAACCCAAGTAGCAGTAGCACAGCATCAAgagaagggaagagagggagtggtGTGAACCAATATGTGAGATCAATGATGCCACGGCTTCGTTGGACTCCTAATCTTCATCTCTCATTTTCCCATGCTGTTCAGAGGCTTGGAGGTCAAGAAA GAGCAACACCTAAATTGGTGCTTCAGCTAATGAATGTCAGAGGCCTAAGCATTGCTCATGTCAAGAGTCACTTGCAG GAGTTAATTGATTTTCTAAAAGAAACTGGGCTGCAGTCAAGTGCAGCTGCCACTAGAAATGCTTCAACTAAGCTTTTGGGTGTTCTACATAGATTTGTTGGTCTAG ATATTAAAGGGTTCCTTACTGATGTTAAGCCTGCATTGCTCAAGGCTCTTGATACTGAGTATGAGAAGAATCCATGA